The following are from one region of the Rhipicephalus microplus isolate Deutch F79 chromosome 1, USDA_Rmic, whole genome shotgun sequence genome:
- the LOC142765461 gene encoding uncharacterized protein LOC142765461, with the protein MPPGHQRPSAKRKKVHQRCEPSQRGMKRWDKHVKLPSASSVVRVRPAMSFSGLAPPQPFLPTPGRPSLPWDEWEQTLTVYLLASGAAEFPPARRKPILLHCLGAEGQRVYRTLPAGSNAAAPGSAAAPEVQEKPPAGATDEYEAALSALRQQFSTSCNVVVEHHRFHRRSQHAGESVHDFVAALRELVSHCSFVSQDDALRDRFVAGVVSNRVRERLLLEGSSLSFESAVRIALQFEQAAEELKEFSASVEPVSVWRRSQYLHSSRKFNFQPKAHFQQNSPSASGSRAPQGPRHPRRDGDSRSISPHCFRCGSRNHRASASQFPAQGKKCLFCGIKGNFQKGSTLECLHTSVAPPPRVNDPTPCHIPMQSIEQPRQANLPPALEHDFGSVFSPELGLAKRFTHRVKIRQGVQPVSLKLRRLPYSLREPVSNELHRLLSLDIIERIDASELVSPTVVVDKKDGTIRICVDLREPNKAIVPDSFPLPHTEELLHALVGATHFSKLDLASAYHQVLLHPDSRDLTAFITHEGLFRFKRVCFGLASAPAAFQKMMATILDGCPGVLFYIDDVIVFGKSAEEHLLNLTKVLQKIKFAGLELNDKWVFDVPELSFLRHKVTAQGISPLPKKVDSVVNTPVPTDVAALRSFLGLVEYYSKFVPRLAQVVEPMRVLLRKNEPFIWGTSPPYQRSELPKSELPVQGPQPALPPPPSPGSQPPPPGVLQSAVPQSPAPDPQLPVPEPAMLQPPSPGPQSRSPGVLQSSTSSLPSPAVQHPHRPSRERRPPVWLKDYQTH; encoded by the exons gatgggataaaCACGTCAAGCTACCTTCAGCATCGAGTGTCGTCCGTGTCCGCCCCGCCATGAGTTTCTCCGGCCTTGCTCCGCCGCAGCCATTCCTCCCGACGCCCGGCCGGCCGTCACTTCCATGGGACGAGTGGGAGCAGACCTTAACAGTCTACCTTCTAGCGTCCGGAGCAGCTGAGTTCCCACCAGCGCGACGCAAGCccattcttctgcattgtttgGGGGCGGAAGGGCAGCGTGTTTACCGGACTTTACCTGCAGGGTCAAATGCCGCAGCACCAGGAAGCGCCGCAGCACCGGAAGTACAAGAGAAGCCTCCCGCGGGCGCTACTGACGAGTACGAGGCTGCACTCAGCGCCTTACGGCAGCAGTTTTCCACGTCGTgtaacgtcgtcgtcgagcatcatCGTTTCCACCGCCGCAGCCAACACGCAGGCGAGTCCGTTCATGACTTTGTTGCTGCTTTACGGGAGCTCGTTTCGCATTGTTCATTTGTTTCACAAGATGATGCTCTGCGGGACCGATTTGTAGCCGGCGTTGTTTCCAATCGCGTACGTGAACGGTTGCTGCTCGAGGGTTCCTCCCTTTCGTTCGAGAGCGCAGTACGGATCGCTCTTCAGTTTGAGCAAGCAGCTGAAGAGCTGAAGGAATTTTCTGCTTCGGTCGAGCCTGTTTCTGTATGGCGTCGTTCCCAGTATTTGCATTCTTCGCGAAAATTCAATTTCCAGCCAAAAGCGCATTTTCAGCAAAACTCTCCAAGCGCTAGCGGTTCGCGTGCGCCGCAGGGGCCCCGCCACCCTCGGCGAGACGGCGATAGCCGGTCCATTTCACCACACTGTTTCCGATGCGGCTCGCGGAATCACCGCGCATCAGCGTCACAGTTCCCTgcgcagggaaagaagtgtttgttTTGCGGTATCAAAGGCAACTTTCAGAAA GGCTCCACCCTTGAGTGCCTGCACACGTCCGTTGCCCCGCCACCGCGTGTTAATGACCCGACACCTTGTCACATTCCGATGCAGTCAATAGAGCAACCCAGGCAAGCAAACCTTCCGCCAGCCTTGGAACACGACTTCGGTTCAGTTTTCAGTCCCGAGTTGGGTCTTGCTAAGCGGTTCACGCATCGTGTCAAGATTCGGCAAGGCGTTCAGCCGGTATCTTTGAAGCTGCGCCGTCTTCCATATTCACTTCGGGAACCAGTGTCAAATGAACTTCACAGGTTGCTGAGTCTTGACATCATCGAACGCATCGATGCTTCTGAATTGGTTTCGCCAACTGTTGTCGTTGACAAGAAAGATGGCACCATCAGAATTTGTGTTGACCTTCGGGAGCCTAACAAGGCTATTGTACCAGACAGCTTCCCGTTGCCTCATACAGAGGAACTCCTTCATGCCTTGGTAGGCGCGACACACTTCTCAAAACTTGACTTGGCTTCTGCCTACCATCAGGTTCTTTTGCACCCTGACAGCAGAGACCTGACAGCCTTCATCACGCATGAAGGACTTTTTCGGTTCAAGAGAGTTTGCTTTGGGTTAGCTTCTGCCCCAGCGGCATTTCAGAAGATGATGGCCACAATTCTGGATGGCTGCCCTGGTGTGTTGTTCTACATTGATGACGTGATAGTCTTTGGGAAAAGTGCAGAAGAACATCTTTTGAACCTAACAAAGGTCTTGCAGAAAATCAAGTTCGCAGGCCTGGAATTGAACGACAAATGGGTCTTCGACGTTCCAGAACTTTCTTTCCTAAGGCATAAGGTCACTGCACAAGGTATCTCGCCGCTTCCAAAGAAAGTAGACTCGGTAGTTAACACTCCAGTGCCAACAGATGTTGCTGCCCTCCGTTCATTCCTGGGTCTTGTAGAATACTATTCCAAGTTTGTTCCCCGCTTGGCCCAGGTGGTCGAGCCTATGCGCGTTCTGCTTCGCAAGAATGAGCCATTCATCTG GGGCACGAGTCCACCATACCAACGTTCGGAGCTACCTAAGTCAGAGCTTCCGGTTCAAGGGCCGCAGCCTGCCCTGCCGCCGCCACCTTCTCCCgggtcgcagccgccgcctcctgGCGTACTGCAGTCTGCCGTACCGCAGTCGCCTGCTCCTGATCCGCAGCTGCCTGTACCGGAGCCTGCCATGCTGCAGCCGCCTTCTCCTGGGCCGCAATCGCGGTCTCCTGGCGTACTACAGAGCTCTACAAGCTCATTACCATCTCCGGCCGTGCAGCATCCCCATCGGCCGTCCCGAGAGCGCCGGCCACCGGTCTGGCTCAAGGACTATCAGACCCACTAG